Proteins encoded within one genomic window of Canis lupus familiaris isolate Mischka breed German Shepherd chromosome 12, alternate assembly UU_Cfam_GSD_1.0, whole genome shotgun sequence:
- the CASP8AP2 gene encoding CASP8-associated protein 2 → MAADDDNGDGTGLFDVFPASPLKNNDEGSLDIYAGLDSAVSDNTSKSCIPSRNCLDLYEEILTEEGTAKEATYNDLQVEYGKCQLQMKELMKKFKEIQTQNFSLKNENQSLKKNISALIKTARVEINRKDEEISNLHQRLSEFSHFRNNHKTIRTPDIVKTKDLKSRSPHLDDCSKTDLRVKSDVSKDVHHSTSLPNPEKEGKSHCEKKSTLYLSPSVEKHCTNGIWSRSHYQVGESISNEDSRRGRKDIRHSQYSRGTDRIRKDLNTGCGDGDSRNIEGSQRLQGRSEKYGKGEPKAESKNSKFKSNTDLDYKNERISSSWEKETFRERSHARVESQSDKKLERQSERSQNINRKELKSQDKEERKADQKPKSVVKDQDHWRRSERASVPHSKNELKSSYNSSKYHPDERRGREDCKRDRGVSNHSFQEGRCPSFLSSSRTHKHVDSKEVDGLHQWENTPLKAERHRTEEKRKRERESKEESRHMRSEKRTPTEHLQKTNKETKKTTTDLKRQNEPKNDKGEVSNSDTSEGADNKELAIKADNGPNEAKNKDLKLSFMEKLNLTLSPAKKQPVSPDNHHKITNIPKSSGICDLECLVQATTVTCVSSVSEHTTEETESKLSEPKDVLAVTSEPSTSNPERKMEEENSLLVKSNVENTMDCDVPICGTETSFSAPVEMEQTESLFPSSKEMEQTINGTSAAVPVVMDILQTNVSQNFGLELDKKKNDLSSSTVSEGMGIKEAFSTEVAESTDSSLQPSVEETGILPVVLSEDGNCKLEPSLVDTPLVENKSYHLEPCSPKETLESSLQQTELMDNRMEISETNSVYNDDENSVLSIDLNHLRPIPEAISPLNSPVRPVAKVLRLESPSQVPLCNNSHKDIFPNSAQSTSKSKSDLNKENQKPVCKSDKFIDADSHKNSSLDELEEGEIVSDSEKPKPQKSFEKSAKPRTSTEVQNTKTSPGSRKSTMHLGRDNRKTSIKIHQTKSKWNKRRSESSRSSKTEKKEKTMSTSSLEKIVPIIAAPSSVREIMHMLRMIRKHVRKNYMKFKVKFSLIQFHRIIESAVLSFTSLIKHLDLSKISKSVTTLQNSLCDVIESKLKQVKKNGIVDRLFEQQLPDMKKKLWKFVDEQLDYLFAKLKKILVKFCDSINFGSDSDEGKREKINKEKAQYSNCQKGNVDYASKEMLKEKSLKSEVSVNCKSSLGCKKSEEKHQDQNNFNINTVKRDIKKSFNTCFDNIKNSQSEEHSLEPNCPNTPKPGKIEGSTIEDAQTSQHAALKPERSFEILTEQQASSLTFNLVSDAQMGEIFKSLLQGSDLLDNSVNCNEKSEWELKTPEKQLLESLKCESIPACTTDELVSGVVSPCPKMISDDNWSLLSSEKGPSLSSGLSMPVHPDVLDESCMFEVSTNIALSKDNVCSSEKSKPCISSILLEDLAVSLTVPSPLKSDGHLSFLKPEVLSSSTPEEVISAHFSEDALLEEEDASEQDIHLALESDNSSSKSSCSSSWTSRSVAPGFQYHPNLPMHAVIMEKSNDHFIVKIRRAAPSTSPSLKQNMVADESLTSLPRVEKESDKEAEKEYVSCQNGVFKSVEEVNSNSNVHSSKSAQEEQDCMIQTQVPDIYEFLKDASGKVGDSNEVTDECFKLHQVWEPKVPESIEELPPMEEISHSVEDHLPNTYIDLTKDPVTETKNLGEFIEVTVLNIDQLGCSEGNLDQSAQILDNMQPDTVDAFIDLTQDVSSESKNESNCPALAVERSECQVICVEGDNCKEEKVQVADRPLECIVEEAYIDLTSEPPSSCEVKKDDLKSELASNSDGSMLPGALDNAPKKRKNLSDLNHSHKKQRKETDLTSREKTKKITQDSGENDEAHRKKASKKKAPAVTKDPSSSSPGIKDPSAASSTSPISLSAKNVIKKKGEIIVLWTRNDDREILLECQKRGPSLKTFSYLASKLNKNPYQVSERFQQLMKLFEKSKCR, encoded by the exons ATGGCAGCAGATGATGACAATGGTGATGGAACAGGTTTATTTGATGTATTTCCTG CTTCTCCTCTTAAAAATAATGACGAAGGTTCTTTGGACATATATGCTGGGTTGGACAGTGCTGTTTCTG acaATACTTCCAAATCGTGTATACCATCCCGAAATTGTTTGGATTTATATGAGGAAATCCTGACTGAAGAAGGAACTGCAAAGGAAGCAACATACAATGAT TTGCAAGTAGAATATGGTAAATGTCAACTGCAAATGAAAGAGCTAATGAAAAAgtttaaggaaatacaaacacaG AATTTcagcttaaaaaatgaaaaccagtctCTTAAGAAGAATATTTCAGCACTTATCAAAACCGCTAGAGTGGAAATAAATCGCAAGGATGAAGAAATAAGTAATCTTCACCAAAG ATTATCTGAATTCTCACATTTTCGAAATAATCACAAAACTATAAGGACACCAGATATAGTTAAAACAAAAGATCTTAAATCCAGATCTCCCCATTTGGACGACTGTTCAAAGACTGATCTCAGAGTGAAAAGTGATGTTTCCAAAGATGTACATCATAGCACTTCACTGCCAAATCccgaaaaggaaggaaaatcacaTTGTGAAAAAAAGAGCACTTTGTATTTGTCTCCATCTGTTGAAAAACACTGCACCAATGGCATTTGGTCACGTTCCCATTATCAGGTTGGTGAGAGTATCTCAAATGAGGATagtagaagagggagaaaagatatTAGACATAGCCAATATAGCAGAGGAACGGATAGAATACGGAAAGACTTAAATACTGGTTGTGGTGATGGTGACTCGAGGAACATAGAGGGTAGTCAAAGGCTACAAGGACGTTCTGAGAAATATGGTAAAGGTGAACCAAAGGCTGAAAGCAAAAATTCAAAGTTTAAAAGTAACACAGATTTGGATTATAAAAATGAACGCATTAGCTCTTCTTGGGAGAAAGAGACCTTTAGAGAAAGGTCACACGCCCGAGTGGAATCTCAAAGTGACAAAAAACTAGAAAGACAAAGTGAAAGatcacaaaatataaatagaaaagaacttAAGTCgcaagacaaagaagaaagaaaagctgatcAAAAACCGAAATCCGTAGTAAAAGACCAGGATCATTGGAGAAGATCTGAACGAGCGTCAGTTCCTCATTCCAAGAATGAACTAAAATCTTCTTATAATTCAAGTAAATACCACCCGGacgagagaagggggagggaggattgTAAAAGAGATAGAGGTGTAAGTAATCATAGTTTTCAAGAAGGAAGatgtccttcctttctttcatccaGTAGAACTCATAAACACGTTGACTCCAAGGAAGTTGATGGTTTACACCAATGGGAAAATACACCTTTAAAAGCAGAACGGCATAGAactgaagagaagaggaaaagagaacgagaaagcaaagaagaaagtaGGCATATGAGAAGTGAAAAAAGAACACCTACAGAACATTTGCAGAAGACTaacaaagaaactaagaaaaccaCTACTGATTTAAAGAGACAGAATGAGCCAAAGAACGATAAAGGTGAAGTCTCTAACAGTGATACTTCCGAAGGAGCAGATAATAAGGAGCTTGCAATTAAAGCTGACAATGGTCcaaatgaagcaaaaaataaagacttaaagtTGAGTTTTATGGAAAAATTGAACTTAACACTTTCTCCTGCTAAAAAGCAGCCTGTTTCTCCAGATAACCACCATAAAATAACCAATATCCCCAAATCCAGTGGCATATGTGATTTAGAGTGCTTGGTGCAGGCGACAACAGTGACATGTGTTTCCTCTGTCAGTGAACATACCACAGAGGAAACCGAATCAAAGTTGTCAGAACCAAAGGATGTTCTTGCAGTTACATCTGAACCCAGTACCAGTAAtccagaaaggaaaatggaagaagaaaatagtTTGTTAGTTAAATCTAATGTTGAGAATACTATGGATTGTGATGTGCCCATTTGTGGTACAGAGACTTCCTTCTCAGCACCTGTGGAAATGGAACAAACAGAATCCCTGTTTCCATCAtcaaaagaaatggaacaaaCTATTAACGGTACCAGCGCAGCAGTTCCTGTAGTAATGGACATATTACAAACAAATGTTTCTCAAAACTTTGGCTTGgaattggataaaaaaaaaaatgatttaagttCCTCTACTGTTTCTGAAGGTATGGGAATAAAGGAGGCTTTTTCAACAGAAGTAGCTGAATCCACTGATAGCAGTTTGCAGCCTTCAGTTGAAGAAACTGGTATTTTGCCAGTAGTCCTTTCAGAAGATGGTAACTGCAAACTTGAGCCTTCTCTTGTAGATACACCACTGGTTGAAAATAAGTCTTACCATTTGGAGCCTTGCTCACCTAAGGAGACACTAGAATCCTCACTTCAGCAGACTGAGTTAATGGACAACAGGATGGAAATCAGTGAAACAAACTCAGTATATAATGATGATGAGAATTCAGTTCTGAGCATTGATCTTAATCACCTGAGGCCTATTCCAGAAGCCATCAGTCCTCTGAATAGTCCAGTGAGACCTGTAGCAAAAGTTCTTAGATTGGAAAGCCCATCTCAAGTTCCATTATGTAATAACAGTCATAAAG ATATATTCCCAAATTCAGCTCAGTCTACCTCCAAGAGCAAGTCTGATCTCAATAAGGAAAATCAAAAGCCAGTTTGCAAATCTGACAAATTTATAGATGCAGACTCTCATAAGAATTCATCTTTAGATGAattagaagaaggagaaattgtaAGCGATAGTGAAAAACCTAAACCacaaaaaagttttgaaaaaagtgCCAAACCTAGGACTTCAACTGAGGTGCAGAACACAAAAACTAGCCCAGGAAGTAGGAAAAGTACTATGCATTTGGGTAGAGACAATAGGAAAACATCTATAAAAATCCATCAGACCAAAAGCAAATGGAATAAAAGACGAAGTGAATCTAGCAGATCttcaaaaacagagaagaaagagaagacaatgaGTACCTCCAGCCTGGAAAAAATAGTTCCGATTATTGCTGCACCCTCTTCTGTACGAGAGATTATGCACATGTTGCGAATGATAAGAAAACATGtaaggaaaaattatatgaaattcaaggtaaaattttcattaatacAGTTTCATAGAATCATCGAGTCAGCAGTTTTGAGTTTTACATCACTAATTAAACACCTTGACTTATCCAAAATCTCAAAATCTGTGACTACTTTACAGAATAGTCTTTGTGATGTTATAGAATCTAAACTTAAGCAAGTTAAAAAGAACGGCATTGTGGATCGTTTGTTTGAACAGCAGCTGccagatatgaaaaagaaattgtggAAATTTGTAGATGAACAGCTGGATTACTTGTTTGCAAAGCTTAAGAAAATCTTAGTAAAGTTTTGTGATTCCATAAACTTTGGCAGTGACAGTGATGAAGGAAAAcgtgaaaagataaataaagagaaagcacaaTATTCTAATTGTCAGAAGGGGAATGTGGACTATGCCAGCAAAGAAATGCTGAAAGAGAAATCTCTCAAATCAGAAGTTTCTGTTAATTGTAAGTCTTCACTAGGATGTAAAAAATCTGAGGAAAAACATCAAGaccaaaataatttcaatattaacACAGTAAAGCgtgacattaaaaaaagttttaacactTGCTTTGATAACATTAAGAACTCTCAATCTGAAGAACACTCCTTGGAACCAAACTGTCCCAACACCCCAAAGCCAGGGAAAATTGAAGGCAGCACCATAGAGGATGCACAAACATCCCAGCACGCAGCTTTGAAGCCAGAACGCAGTTTCGAGATTCTGACTGAACAGCAAGCCTCTAGCCTTACTTTTAATTTAGTGAGTGATGCACAGATgggtgaaatatttaaaagtttgttaCAGGGTTCTGATCTTTTGGATAACAGTGTTAATTGTAATGAAAAAAGTGAGTGGGAGTTAAAGACCCCAGAAAAACAGCTGCTGGAGAGTCTTAAGTGTGAATCTATACCAGCCTGTACAACCGACGAGCTCGTTTCAGGGGTGGTTTCTCCGTGTCCTAAAATGATTAGTGATGATAACTGGTCATTATTATCATCTGAGAAAGGCCCTTCTCTGTCATCAGGGCTTTCAATGCCAGTTCATCCTGATGTACTAGATGAAAGTTGTATGTTTGAAGTGTCCACTAACATAGCTTTGAGTAAAGATAATGTATGTAGTTCAGAAAAGAGCAAGCCCTGCATTTCCTCCATACTTCTTGAAGATCTAGCAGTCTCTTTAACAGTGCCGTCACCTCTGAAGTCAGATGGTCATCTTAGTTTCTTAAAGCCTGAAGTTTTGTCTAGTTCAACTCCCGAAGAAGTTATTAGTGCCCATTTTAGTGAAGATGCCTTACTTGAGGAAGAAGATGCATCTGAACAAGATATTCATTTAGCCCTGGAGTCTGATAATTCAAGCAGCAAATCAAGTTGTTCTTCATCATGGACAAGTCGGTCTGTGGCTCCAGGCTTTCAGTACCACCCCAACCTGCCCATGCATGCTGTCATTATGGAAAAGTCCAACGATCATTTCATTGTGAAAATACGGCGTGCAGCACCATCTACCTCCCCTAGTCTTAAACAGAATATGGTGGCCGATGAATCATTGACATCTTTACCCAGAGTGGAAAAGGAATCtgataaagaggcagagaaagaatatgTTTCATGTCAGAATGGAGTTTTTAAATCTGTGGAGGAAGTAAATTCCAACAGCAATGTTCATAGTAGTAAATCAGCTCAAGAAGAACAGGACTGTATGATACAAACACAGGTTCCCGATATATATGAATTTCTTAAAGATGCTTCTGGCAAAGTGGGCGATAGTAATGAAGTGACTGATGAATGTTTCAAGTTGCATCAAGTGTGGGAACCAAAAGTACCTGAAAGCATTGAAGAATTGCCTCCAATGGAAGAAATTTCACATTCTGTCGAGGATCACCTTCCAAACACATATATAGACCTCACAAAAGATCCAGTCACTGAGACCAAAAACTTGGGGGAATTCATAGAAGTAACAGTTTTAAATATTGATCAGTTGGGATGCTCTGAGGGCAATTTAGATCAGAGTGCTCAAATATTAGATAATATGCAGCCTGATACCGTGGATGCTTTTATTGATTTGACACAAGATGTTTCAagtgaaagtaaaaatgaaagtaacTGTCCTGCTTTAGCTGTTGAACGCTCAGAGTGTCAGGTAATATGTGTAGAAGGAGATAATTGTAAAGAAGAAAAGGTGCAAGTGGCAGACAGGCCTTTGGAATGCATTGTTGAAGAAGCCTATATTGATTTGACCTCAGAACCTCCCAGTTCATGTGAAGTTAAAAAGGATGATTTAAAGTCAGAGCTGGCATCAAATTCTGATGGTTCAATGTTGCCTGGAGCTTTGGATAATGctcctaaaaagagaaaaaaccttTCTGACCTAAATCATTCTcataaaaaacagagaaaagagacagaCTTAACCAGTAGGGAAAAGACCAAGAAAATTACCCAAGATTCTGGTGAGAATGATGAAGCTCACCGAAAGAAAGCCAGTAAGAAAAAGGCCCCTGCAGTGACTAAAGACCCCTCATCATCAAGCCCAGGGATTAAGGATCCATCAGCAGCATCTTCCACGTCTCCCATAAGCCTATCTGCAAAGAATGttattaaaaagaagggagagattaTCGTTTTATGGACAAG AAATGATGACCGGGAAATTTTACTGGAGTGTCAAAAAAGAGGGCCAtcattgaaaacattttcttatttagctTCCAAGTTGAATAAAAATCCGTATCAG gtcTCAGAAAGATTCCAGCAGCTAATGAAGCTCTTTGAAAAGTCAAAATGCAGGTAG